aagctagtgcttccaattaaacctgttggactataacctagtgttgtgggatttttaactttgtccaccccagtccaacaccggcccctccaaACCATGGTTTTAATGAACCGAGGGGTCTGACCTCCCCGTCATAACACTCTCCTTTAGCCTCGAgaaattgttgatttttttttgtgaaatatattcaatgacatgGCCAGCCCAgtttctggggtagagaattccatagggtCACCACATCttagtgaagacatttctcctcatcgcaGTCCCAAAATGCCTACtatatatccttagactgtgaccccttgttctagaCCCTGTCAAGCAGAGATCTGTCATCCCTGCATCCAGCCTGTTGGAATTTTGTACATTTCCCTCCTGTCCTACTGAACTCCAGTAAATACAGTCCGAGTCAAACCCATCTGTCCTCCTACAATAAACCTGTCATCCCCAGAAATCTGaatctctgctgcactccctATGTGACAAGTATATTTTTACCTAGATCAGGAGtctgaaactgcacacagtactcaccaaggccctgtacagctgcagtaaggcTGTGccgtactcaaatcctctcactgtgaagggCAGcataacatttgccttcctaactgcttggtGTACTTGTGCGCTTGCTTTAAGGGACTGGTGTACGAGAACAGCCAAGTCCCTCTGTACATCACCGTTTCGCAATGTCACACCATTTGAATAAAGGTCTGCCGTCTTGACTTCCCAACGAAAGTGGACAACTTCAGACTTACTGATTGACTGATTTGCTTAATTATCACTTGTACCTaaaaacagtgaaaagctttgtttgcgagcagatgcaagcaaggacatacagatcagaggGTGCTGAGACAGAGCGAGGTCGACAGCTTACACTGCACAGCAAgtacacaaagcaagatcaacgttgtttgaagttagagaggtctaCTAACAGCTGTTCTTGAAGCTGTTGGTGCCAGCGTTCAAGCTTCtgaatcttctgcctgacggaagaggttggacgAGGGTGTTACTGGGGTGGGACGGCGGGGGGGTGTCCTTGATGGACGTTAGCAGCCTTCCCGCAAAAGCAGGAtgtgtaaatggatgggagctggcTTCCCTGATGGTCTGGGTCTGCACACCACcttttgtagtttcttacagtcctgggcagagcagttgctgtactcGGCCTTTACGCAGCTGTCAAAGTCGGTGAGAATCCTTCTGGActtgccaaatttgctgagctGGCTGAGGAAGGAGGAGATGTTGTGCTGCCTGCTCGACCATCGCATCTACATGGGAAATCCAGAAAAGACGGTCAGTTATCGTCATTCCTAGGAGCTTGACGCTATTGACCCTCTCCAGCCCCGCGCCGTCGATGGATAGGGGGGCACGGCCTCATCCTTTCCCCCGGAAATCAATGatcaattcttttgttttgccgAGACTGAGGGAGAGGTTGTGGTTTCACGTTATCCTGCATCTGCCATGTCttggcccactcactcaacttgtcgaAACCACCACGAGGACTCTTTCCATCAGTCTCAATCCCACCGAGCTACGTGTTATCGAAAACACACAGAAATCATGCTCAGAAAGGGAGCAGCGATGTACAACAGCCTGACTAGAGGATTCCGACTGTAGTTGGCAGGGAGATGTAGCAGGAACTGTTAACTGATTCAGTTCAAAGCAGACAGGTTGACAGTGGTTGGGCATGGGGATTCCCCTTTTCTGACTGTGTTCAAGCTGTGTTGGAGGCGCTGTGTAAAAGCAGGTTGTTGGTGAAGTTCATGCACAGTAAAGTGCACAGGCAGCAAACGGCAGGGTAGGGCCGTGTCCCTAGTGCTAACAGTGAGCAGCCTTCCTCTGTTCTCTCGCAGGTCTTTCAGCCGGGAAGCTGGCTGGTATCACTGACAGCGGGGATGGTCAGCAGCATCTTCGTTGTCCTTGCCATGACACCCTTCGATGTAATTAGTACCAGGCTCTACAACCAACCAGTGGACCAGAAAGGGAAGGTACTGTCATGACCAAACCCACGTGTGTGCAGATGGGTGACGGTGTGTGTACATTATTGAACATACaagggattgtgtgtgtgtgagagagagagactgggattgGGTGTGACTGTCTTTATGGGGtgggatttgtgtgtgtgtgtgtgtgtgagagactgggaTTGGGTGTGACTGTCTTTATGGGGtgggatttgtgtgtgtgtgtgtgagagagactgggaTTGGGTGTGACTGTCTTTATGGGGtgggatttgtgtgtgtgtgtgtgagagagactgggaTTGGGTGTGACTGTCTTTATGGGGtgggatttgtgtgtgtgtgtgtgagagagactgggaTTGGGTGTGACTGTCTTTATGGGGtgggatttgtgtgtgtgtgtgtgagagagactgggaTTGGGTGTGACTGTCTTTATGGGGtgggatttgtgtgtgtgtgtgtgagagagactgggaTTGGGTGTGACTGTCTTTATGGGGtgggatttgtgtgtgtgtgtgagagactgggaTTGGGTGTGACTGTCTTTATGGGGtgggatttgtgtgtgtgtgtgagagactgggaTTAGATGTGACTGTCTTTATGGGGTGGgatttgtatgtgtgtgcatgcgcacGTTCATGAGAGATGTTTTTGGAggggtgtgtgagtgagtgagagagagagagagagagacagttttgTCTGTCTTTGGAggtgttcctttttttaaaatcactcatAGGATTCAGGAGTTGCTgtctgggcccagtatttattgcccgtctccagttgccccttgagaagttgggCTGAGCTGCCTCATGAACCGCTACAGTCTGTGAGCTATAGATAGACCCgcaatgtcccttagggagggagttccaggattttgacccagcgatattgaaggaacagcgatatagttccaaggggaacttgaaggtggtggtgttcctatgtatctgatgccctggtccttctagatggatgtggttgtttggtgaatctctgcagtgcatcttgtacagatgggacacactgctgctactgagcatcggtggtggaggaagtggatgtttgtggatgtggtgccaatcaggcgggggctgctttgtcccggatggtgtcaagcttcttgagtgtttagattagattcccctccagtgtggaaacaggcccttcagcccaaccaggccacaccgaccctccgaacagtaacccacccagacccatttccctctgattaatgcacctacactatggggcaatttagcatggccaattcaccttgacctgcacatctttggactgtgggaggaaaccggagcacccggaggaaacccacgcagacacggggagaatgtgcaaactccacacagacagtcgcccgaggctggaatcgaacctgggtccctggcgctggggggcagcaatgctaaccaccgagtTACCATATGGtgcactcaaccaggcaagtggggagtattctctcatactcctgacttgtaccttgtagatggtggacagactttgggggtTTAGGAGGGGAGTGACTTGCTGCAGGAATGTTAGCTTctgccctgttttttttttttagccAAGTTATGGCTGGTCTAGCTCAGCTAATAGCCAGTGGTTTCTTCCAGCAAGTTGGTACCTGATTGAAAGGGATTCTCAATGTCAAGGTGGGACTTGGTGagcacaaggactgtgcggtgccCATTCTTCCCGATACTGTTACGGACagatggtgaggatgaggtcaagtaggaCTTTCCCTCTCCTTGATTGCTCACCATCTGccgcagactttttttttaaagattagattagattccctacggtgtggaaacaggcccttcggcccaacaagtccacaccgaccctccgaagagccagacccattcccctacatttacccctgactaatggatcTAATTCCATGGGGTAAatcagcgtggccaattcaccctgacctgcacatcttcggactgtgggaggaaaccagagcacccggaggaaacccacgcagacacggggagaatgtgcaaactccacacagtcagtcgcctgaggcgggaattgaacccgggtctctggcgctgtgaggcatcagtgctaaccactgcgccaccgtgccacccaccaacaTGGT
This genomic window from Chiloscyllium plagiosum isolate BGI_BamShark_2017 unplaced genomic scaffold, ASM401019v2 scaf_1053, whole genome shotgun sequence contains:
- the LOC122547617 gene encoding uncharacterized protein LOC122547617 isoform X1, with translation MCKWMGAGFPDGLGLHTTFCSFLQSWAEQLLYSAFTQLSKSVRILLDLPNLLSWLRKEEMLCCLLDHRIYMGNPEKTVFQPGSWLVSLTAGMVSSIFVVLAMTPFDVISTRLYNQPVDQKGKVLS